From a region of the Rhipicephalus microplus isolate Deutch F79 chromosome X, USDA_Rmic, whole genome shotgun sequence genome:
- the LOC119161811 gene encoding uncharacterized protein LOC119161811, which produces MWKVVISSVLFYTVMAKAGNIPGGYGGAAFGGLGAGSARFRGGYAGRGYVAGGGGGYYGGGSRAYENNRPRPYSFGYVAQALGGSSSRQEVGDGNGAVQGVYTITTAEGGQRKVKYTADAAGFRAVVDTNEPGTQSESPADVALRSSSPPAYVLAAKYGPTGSSYAGVRPSTLYGGVGALYGGEAAGYGATGLYGGLGSRGVGALGKHGGWH; this is translated from the exons ATGTGGAAG GTTGTGATCTCATCCGTCCTATTCTACACCGTCATGGCAAAGGCTGGTAATATCCCTGGTGGATACGGCGGTGCAGCCTTCGGTGGTCTCGGAGCAGGCAGCGCTCGGTTCCGAGGCGGCTACGCTGGACGTGGCTATGTCGCCGGCGGTGGTGGCGGTTATTATGGCGGA GGTAGCAGAGCCTACGAAAACAATCGGCCGAGGCCATACAGTTTCGGATACGTCGCTCAGGCGCTGGGCGGTTCCAGCTCTCGCCAGGAGGTAGGCGATGGCAATGGTGCTGTCCAGGGAGTGTACACCATCACCACGGCGGAAGGCGGCCAGCGCAAGGTCAAGTACACGGCCGACGCAGCAGGCTTCCGTGCCGTGGTCGACACCAACGAGCCCGGCACACAGAGTGAGAGTCCAGCCGACGTGGCCCTGAGGTCGTCCTCCCCGCCGGCTTACGTGCTCGCAGCCAAGTACGGCCCGACTGGGTCGTCGTATGCCGGCGTCAGGCCGAGCACTCTGTATGGTGGCGTTGGTGCCCTCTATGGTGGGGAAGCTGCCGGATACGGGGCCACTGGTCTCTACGGAGGTCTCGGCAGCCGAGGCGTTGGAGCGCTCGGCAAGCACGGCGGCTGGCACTAG